Proteins encoded within one genomic window of Gallus gallus isolate bGalGal1 chromosome 1, bGalGal1.mat.broiler.GRCg7b, whole genome shotgun sequence:
- the IFNAR2 gene encoding interferon alpha/beta receptor 2 isoform X1, with the protein MGAKCLFYSQDLFLYHHGTLMGGPLRFYQLEKIPREPPDNLQMTSNNFQHILSWRAHSDPTVPTYYRVLYSSHSNWKIAKQCSRIVQPFCNLTDDFQVVSDEYSAFVQSFVGTEVFNSSLLYFSPLSETFLGPPEFNLSSCVHCINITIKLPPTHLRKNGKLLSLFDIYNKVDYEITLRTVGEEHKRSPEKVTEEPFSIVIEELYPNRNYCVSVMVTASLNKHSIPSAWKCITTDSVAEKDYYGITIAGAICFSIILVVILKCLHLGGYILHKKSLPDTLIFTKMFSYLPFTFECEEITSVEIIYKEVKKKAEGSVGAVSSEDDSDDSESDAMSNHDYTRRDIVRRAPQSSDTSPVFVQHSTSSTCDGSSSWVSQNPDDGPEVFEENEMDAEEEKDTDSELLSPLSKVNCTYSLRSRSNFCFTINLKSVLLGISEETTDSSAALLSSQEDAVDWQCAHAVESKLLDDTESTQKPHHLNNSDVWQNSSGSSSESDSSDSDMDPKSEYVRR; encoded by the exons ATGGgagcaaaatgtttattttacagtcaggatttatttctttatcacCATGGAACACTGATGGGTGGACCACTGCGTTTTTATCAGCTTG AAAAGATTCCGAGAGAGCCACCTGATAATCTACAAATGACATCTAACAACTTTCAGCACATTTTGTCCTGGCGGGCACACAGTGATCCAACTGTGCCAACATACTATCGTGTACTGTACAGTAGCCACAG TAACTGGAAGATTGCGAAACAGTGTTCACGAATTGTACAGCCCTTCTGTAACCTGACAGATGATTTTCAAGTTGTGTCTGATGAATATTCTGCATTCGTTCAAAGCTTTGTAGGAACTGAAGTATTCAATTCCTCTTTACTCTATTTTTCACCGCTCTCCGAGA CATTCTTGGGACCTCCAGAATTTAATCTCAGTTCCTGTGTCCACTGCATAAATATCACCATAAAGCTGCCACCCActcacttaagaaaaaatggaaagctgctgtcttTATTTGATATATATAACAAAGTTGATTATGAAATAACACTGAGAACAGTTGGTGAAGAACATAAG AGGTCACCTGAGAAAGTCACTGAAGAACCTTTTAGTATAGTCATTGAAGAATTGTATCCGAATAGAAATTACTGTGTTTCTGTTATGGTCACTGCATCTCTAAATAAACATTCCATCCCATCAGCCTGGAAATGCATAACTACAGACTCTGTAGCTGAGAAAG ATTATTATGGCATCACAATTGCAGGTGCTATAtgtttttcaattattttagtTGTCATCctgaaatgtttgcatttaGGAGGTTATATTCTTCACAAGAAATCACTTCCAGATACCTTG ATATTCACGAAGATGTTTAGCTATTTACCGTTTACATTTGAATGTGAAGAAATAACCTCTGTAGAGATCATTTataaagaggttaaaaaaaaggcagaaggatCCGTTGGAGCTGTCAGCAGTGAAGATGACAGCGATGACAGTGAAAGCGATGCCATGAGTAATCATGACTACACAAGGCGTGATATCGTACGTAGAGCACCTCAGTCTTCTGACACGTCTCCTGTATTTGTGCAGCACTCTACGAGTAGTACATGTGATGGCAGTAGCAGCTGGGTGAGTCAAAATCCAGATGATGGCCCAGAAGTCTTTGAAGAAAACGAGATGGATGCCGAAGAAGAGAAAGACACGGATAGTGAGTTACTCAGTCCTTTGTCCAAGGTAAATTGTACCTATTCTCTTAGGTCAAGGAGCAATTTTTGCTTTACCATAAACTTAAAATCTGTGCTTCTGGGAATCTCTGAAGAGACCACAGATAGTTCTGcagctctcctctcttcccaagAAGATGCTGTTGACTGGCAATGTGCACATGCTGTTGAATCAAAACTCCTTGATGACACAGAAAGCACGCAGAAACCACATCATCTAAACAACTCTGATGTGTGGCAGAATTCATCTGGTTCTTCCAGTGAAAGTGACTCATCGGATTCAGATATGGACCCAAAAAGTGAATACGTACGAAGATGA
- the IFNAR2 gene encoding interferon alpha/beta receptor 2, translating to MGAKCLFYSQDLFLYHHGTLMGGPLRFYQLVFVSILCAACYSSLPEKIPREPPDNLQMTSNNFQHILSWRAHSDPTVPTYYRVLYSSHSNWKIAKQCSRIVQPFCNLTDDFQVVSDEYSAFVQSFVGTEVFNSSLLYFSPLSETFLGPPEFNLSSCVHCINITIKLPPTHLRKNGKLLSLFDIYNKVDYEITLRTVGEEHKRSPEKVTEEPFSIVIEELYPNRNYCVSVMVTASLNKHSIPSAWKCITTDSVAEKDYYGITIAGAICFSIILVVILKCLHLGGYILHKKSLPDTLIFTKMFSYLPFTFECEEITSVEIIYKEVKKKAEGSVGAVSSEDDSDDSESDAMSNHDYTRRDIVRRAPQSSDTSPVFVQHSTSSTCDGSSSWVSQNPDDGPEVFEENEMDAEEEKDTDSELLSPLSKVNCTYSLRSRSNFCFTINLKSVLLGISEETTDSSAALLSSQEDAVDWQCAHAVESKLLDDTESTQKPHHLNNSDVWQNSSGSSSESDSSDSDMDPKSEYVRR from the exons ATGGgagcaaaatgtttattttacagtcaggatttatttctttatcacCATGGAACACTGATGGGTGGACCACTGCGTTTTTATCAGCTTG TGTTCGTCAGCATTCTGTGTGCGGCTTGTTACAGCAGCTTGCCTG AAAAGATTCCGAGAGAGCCACCTGATAATCTACAAATGACATCTAACAACTTTCAGCACATTTTGTCCTGGCGGGCACACAGTGATCCAACTGTGCCAACATACTATCGTGTACTGTACAGTAGCCACAG TAACTGGAAGATTGCGAAACAGTGTTCACGAATTGTACAGCCCTTCTGTAACCTGACAGATGATTTTCAAGTTGTGTCTGATGAATATTCTGCATTCGTTCAAAGCTTTGTAGGAACTGAAGTATTCAATTCCTCTTTACTCTATTTTTCACCGCTCTCCGAGA CATTCTTGGGACCTCCAGAATTTAATCTCAGTTCCTGTGTCCACTGCATAAATATCACCATAAAGCTGCCACCCActcacttaagaaaaaatggaaagctgctgtcttTATTTGATATATATAACAAAGTTGATTATGAAATAACACTGAGAACAGTTGGTGAAGAACATAAG AGGTCACCTGAGAAAGTCACTGAAGAACCTTTTAGTATAGTCATTGAAGAATTGTATCCGAATAGAAATTACTGTGTTTCTGTTATGGTCACTGCATCTCTAAATAAACATTCCATCCCATCAGCCTGGAAATGCATAACTACAGACTCTGTAGCTGAGAAAG ATTATTATGGCATCACAATTGCAGGTGCTATAtgtttttcaattattttagtTGTCATCctgaaatgtttgcatttaGGAGGTTATATTCTTCACAAGAAATCACTTCCAGATACCTTG ATATTCACGAAGATGTTTAGCTATTTACCGTTTACATTTGAATGTGAAGAAATAACCTCTGTAGAGATCATTTataaagaggttaaaaaaaaggcagaaggatCCGTTGGAGCTGTCAGCAGTGAAGATGACAGCGATGACAGTGAAAGCGATGCCATGAGTAATCATGACTACACAAGGCGTGATATCGTACGTAGAGCACCTCAGTCTTCTGACACGTCTCCTGTATTTGTGCAGCACTCTACGAGTAGTACATGTGATGGCAGTAGCAGCTGGGTGAGTCAAAATCCAGATGATGGCCCAGAAGTCTTTGAAGAAAACGAGATGGATGCCGAAGAAGAGAAAGACACGGATAGTGAGTTACTCAGTCCTTTGTCCAAGGTAAATTGTACCTATTCTCTTAGGTCAAGGAGCAATTTTTGCTTTACCATAAACTTAAAATCTGTGCTTCTGGGAATCTCTGAAGAGACCACAGATAGTTCTGcagctctcctctcttcccaagAAGATGCTGTTGACTGGCAATGTGCACATGCTGTTGAATCAAAACTCCTTGATGACACAGAAAGCACGCAGAAACCACATCATCTAAACAACTCTGATGTGTGGCAGAATTCATCTGGTTCTTCCAGTGAAAGTGACTCATCGGATTCAGATATGGACCCAAAAAGTGAATACGTACGAAGATGA
- the IFNAR2 gene encoding interferon alpha/beta receptor 2 isoform X3, whose amino-acid sequence MGAKCLFYSQDLFLYHHGTLMGGPLRFYQLVFVSILCAACYSSLPEKIPREPPDNLQMTSNNFQHILSWRAHSDPTVPTYYRVLYSSHSNWKIAKQCSRIVQPFCNLTDDFQVVSDEYSAFVQSFVGTEVFNSSLLYFSPLSETFLGPPEFNLSSCVHCINITIKLPPTHLRKNGKLLSLFDIYNKVDYEITLRTVGEEHKRSPEKVTEEPFSIVIEELYPNRNYCVSVMVTASLNKHSIPSAWKCITTDSVAEKDYYGITIAGAICFSIILVVILKCLHLGGYILHKKSLPDTLHSTSSTCDGSSSWVSQNPDDGPEVFEENEMDAEEEKDTDSELLSPLSKVNCTYSLRSRSNFCFTINLKSVLLGISEETTDSSAALLSSQEDAVDWQCAHAVESKLLDDTESTQKPHHLNNSDVWQNSSGSSSESDSSDSDMDPKSEYVRR is encoded by the exons ATGGgagcaaaatgtttattttacagtcaggatttatttctttatcacCATGGAACACTGATGGGTGGACCACTGCGTTTTTATCAGCTTG TGTTCGTCAGCATTCTGTGTGCGGCTTGTTACAGCAGCTTGCCTG AAAAGATTCCGAGAGAGCCACCTGATAATCTACAAATGACATCTAACAACTTTCAGCACATTTTGTCCTGGCGGGCACACAGTGATCCAACTGTGCCAACATACTATCGTGTACTGTACAGTAGCCACAG TAACTGGAAGATTGCGAAACAGTGTTCACGAATTGTACAGCCCTTCTGTAACCTGACAGATGATTTTCAAGTTGTGTCTGATGAATATTCTGCATTCGTTCAAAGCTTTGTAGGAACTGAAGTATTCAATTCCTCTTTACTCTATTTTTCACCGCTCTCCGAGA CATTCTTGGGACCTCCAGAATTTAATCTCAGTTCCTGTGTCCACTGCATAAATATCACCATAAAGCTGCCACCCActcacttaagaaaaaatggaaagctgctgtcttTATTTGATATATATAACAAAGTTGATTATGAAATAACACTGAGAACAGTTGGTGAAGAACATAAG AGGTCACCTGAGAAAGTCACTGAAGAACCTTTTAGTATAGTCATTGAAGAATTGTATCCGAATAGAAATTACTGTGTTTCTGTTATGGTCACTGCATCTCTAAATAAACATTCCATCCCATCAGCCTGGAAATGCATAACTACAGACTCTGTAGCTGAGAAAG ATTATTATGGCATCACAATTGCAGGTGCTATAtgtttttcaattattttagtTGTCATCctgaaatgtttgcatttaGGAGGTTATATTCTTCACAAGAAATCACTTCCAGATACCTTG CACTCTACGAGTAGTACATGTGATGGCAGTAGCAGCTGGGTGAGTCAAAATCCAGATGATGGCCCAGAAGTCTTTGAAGAAAACGAGATGGATGCCGAAGAAGAGAAAGACACGGATAGTGAGTTACTCAGTCCTTTGTCCAAGGTAAATTGTACCTATTCTCTTAGGTCAAGGAGCAATTTTTGCTTTACCATAAACTTAAAATCTGTGCTTCTGGGAATCTCTGAAGAGACCACAGATAGTTCTGcagctctcctctcttcccaagAAGATGCTGTTGACTGGCAATGTGCACATGCTGTTGAATCAAAACTCCTTGATGACACAGAAAGCACGCAGAAACCACATCATCTAAACAACTCTGATGTGTGGCAGAATTCATCTGGTTCTTCCAGTGAAAGTGACTCATCGGATTCAGATATGGACCCAAAAAGTGAATACGTACGAAGATGA
- the IFNAR2 gene encoding interferon alpha/beta receptor 2 isoform X2: MTSNNFQHILSWRAHSDPTVPTYYRVLYSSHSNWKIAKQCSRIVQPFCNLTDDFQVVSDEYSAFVQSFVGTEVFNSSLLYFSPLSETFLGPPEFNLSSCVHCINITIKLPPTHLRKNGKLLSLFDIYNKVDYEITLRTVGEEHKRSPEKVTEEPFSIVIEELYPNRNYCVSVMVTASLNKHSIPSAWKCITTDSVAEKDYYGITIAGAICFSIILVVILKCLHLGGYILHKKSLPDTLIFTKMFSYLPFTFECEEITSVEIIYKEVKKKAEGSVGAVSSEDDSDDSESDAMSNHDYTRRDIVRRAPQSSDTSPVFVQHSTSSTCDGSSSWVSQNPDDGPEVFEENEMDAEEEKDTDSELLSPLSKVNCTYSLRSRSNFCFTINLKSVLLGISEETTDSSAALLSSQEDAVDWQCAHAVESKLLDDTESTQKPHHLNNSDVWQNSSGSSSESDSSDSDMDPKSEYVRR, encoded by the exons ATGACATCTAACAACTTTCAGCACATTTTGTCCTGGCGGGCACACAGTGATCCAACTGTGCCAACATACTATCGTGTACTGTACAGTAGCCACAG TAACTGGAAGATTGCGAAACAGTGTTCACGAATTGTACAGCCCTTCTGTAACCTGACAGATGATTTTCAAGTTGTGTCTGATGAATATTCTGCATTCGTTCAAAGCTTTGTAGGAACTGAAGTATTCAATTCCTCTTTACTCTATTTTTCACCGCTCTCCGAGA CATTCTTGGGACCTCCAGAATTTAATCTCAGTTCCTGTGTCCACTGCATAAATATCACCATAAAGCTGCCACCCActcacttaagaaaaaatggaaagctgctgtcttTATTTGATATATATAACAAAGTTGATTATGAAATAACACTGAGAACAGTTGGTGAAGAACATAAG AGGTCACCTGAGAAAGTCACTGAAGAACCTTTTAGTATAGTCATTGAAGAATTGTATCCGAATAGAAATTACTGTGTTTCTGTTATGGTCACTGCATCTCTAAATAAACATTCCATCCCATCAGCCTGGAAATGCATAACTACAGACTCTGTAGCTGAGAAAG ATTATTATGGCATCACAATTGCAGGTGCTATAtgtttttcaattattttagtTGTCATCctgaaatgtttgcatttaGGAGGTTATATTCTTCACAAGAAATCACTTCCAGATACCTTG ATATTCACGAAGATGTTTAGCTATTTACCGTTTACATTTGAATGTGAAGAAATAACCTCTGTAGAGATCATTTataaagaggttaaaaaaaaggcagaaggatCCGTTGGAGCTGTCAGCAGTGAAGATGACAGCGATGACAGTGAAAGCGATGCCATGAGTAATCATGACTACACAAGGCGTGATATCGTACGTAGAGCACCTCAGTCTTCTGACACGTCTCCTGTATTTGTGCAGCACTCTACGAGTAGTACATGTGATGGCAGTAGCAGCTGGGTGAGTCAAAATCCAGATGATGGCCCAGAAGTCTTTGAAGAAAACGAGATGGATGCCGAAGAAGAGAAAGACACGGATAGTGAGTTACTCAGTCCTTTGTCCAAGGTAAATTGTACCTATTCTCTTAGGTCAAGGAGCAATTTTTGCTTTACCATAAACTTAAAATCTGTGCTTCTGGGAATCTCTGAAGAGACCACAGATAGTTCTGcagctctcctctcttcccaagAAGATGCTGTTGACTGGCAATGTGCACATGCTGTTGAATCAAAACTCCTTGATGACACAGAAAGCACGCAGAAACCACATCATCTAAACAACTCTGATGTGTGGCAGAATTCATCTGGTTCTTCCAGTGAAAGTGACTCATCGGATTCAGATATGGACCCAAAAAGTGAATACGTACGAAGATGA
- the IL10RB gene encoding interleukin-10 receptor subunit beta isoform 2 precursor (isoform 2 precursor is encoded by transcript variant 2; The RefSeq protein has 2 substitutions compared to this genomic sequence): MAAALRGALWGCLLLCVSGIVPKPRNARISSVNFRSVLLWDPPGVRKGNLSYTVQAKSIFPKQNFNNVTTNLNVTECDVSSLSVYGAYVLRVRTEWEDEHSDWAVVRFKPMADTVIGPPSVNVKSESGTLHVDFTGPAADREHDKWSLKQYYGSWIYRILYWKKGSNKKVIHIDTKHNSEILSQLEPWTIYCIQVQGVIPEWNKTGERSQELCEQTTHNGVTPVWIVVTVLLGSMLAVIISVPVCFFSFWYLYRFTKHVFFPSYIFPQHLKEFFSPVPQEEHQFHDWLTVISEEPKSQRDETVEEASKTAEHHQDSKQEISDSEILPPLERDQTLLTLQSG; the protein is encoded by the exons ATGGCAGCCGCCCTGCGGGGCGCCCTctggggctgcctgctgctgtgcg TGTCTGGAATAGTGCCGAAGCCCCGAAATGCAAGGATAAGTTCAGTAAATTTTCGGAGCGTTTTACTCTGGGACCCACCCGGGGTTCGCAAAGGCAACCTAAGTTATACTGTCCAGGCCAAAAG CATTTTCCCTAAGCAGAACTTTAACAATGTGACAACCAACTTGAATGTCACAGAGTGCGACGTCTCTTCTCTGTCTGTTTATGGAGCCTACGTGCTACGGGTCAGGACGGAGTGGGAAGATGAGCACTCGGACTGGGCGGTTGTCAGGTTTAAGCCAATGGCTGACA CGGTCATTGGGCCACCCAGTGTGAATGTGAAGTCTGAGTCAGGGACTCTGCACGTGGACTTCACAGGCCCGGCTGCTGACCGTGAGCATGACAAGTGGTCTCTGAAGCAATATTACGGCTCGTGGATTTACCGAATACTGTACTGGAAGAAAGGCAGCAACAAAAAG gTCATTCACATAGATACTAAGCATAACTCTGAAATATTATCTCAGTTGGAGCCGTGGACGATATACTGTATTCAAGTTCAAGGGGTTATTCCTGAGTGGAACAAAACAGGAGAACGGAGTCAAGAGCTTTGTGAGCAGACCACCCATAACG GTGTAACTCCTGTGTGGATAGTTGTGACTGTTCTTCTAGGATCAATGCTGGCTGTCATAATATCCgttcctgtttgtttcttttccttttggtaTCTGTACCGATTCACCAagcatgttttcttcccttcataTATTTTCCCACAACACTTGAAAGAG tttttttctccagttccaCAAGAAGAGCATCATTTTCACGACTGGCTCACTGTCATTTCAGAAGAACCTAAAAGTCAAAGGGATGAGACTGTGGAAGAGGCCAGCGGAACAGCAGAGCACCATCAGGACTCTAAACAAGAAATTTCCGATTCAGAAATACTACCACCTTTGGAAAGGGACCAAACACTCCTCACACTTCAGTCAggttga
- the IL10RB gene encoding interleukin-10 receptor subunit beta isoform 1 precursor (isoform 1 precursor is encoded by transcript variant 1; The RefSeq protein has 2 substitutions, 1 frameshift compared to this genomic sequence), whose translation MAAALRGALWGCLLLCVSGIVPKPRNARISSVNFRSVLLWDPPGVRKGNLSYTVQAKSIFPKQNFNNVTTNLNVTECDVSSLSVYGAYVLRVRTEWEDEHSDWAVVRFKPMADTVIGPPSVNVKSESGTLHVDFTGPAADREHDKWSLKQYYGSWIYRILYWKKGSNKKVIHIDTKHNSEILSQLEPWTIYCIQVQGVIPEWNKTGERSQELCEQTTHNGVTPVWIVVTVLLGSMLAVIISVPVCFFSFWYLYRFTKHVFFPSYIFPQHLKEFLSKPPSGSQFFSPVPQEEHQFHDWLTVISEEPKSQRDETVEEASKTAEHHQDSKQEISDSEILPPLERDQTLLTLQSG comes from the exons ATGGCAGCCGCCCTGCGGGGCGCCCTctggggctgcctgctgctgtgcg TGTCTGGAATAGTGCCGAAGCCCCGAAATGCAAGGATAAGTTCAGTAAATTTTCGGAGCGTTTTACTCTGGGACCCACCCGGGGTTCGCAAAGGCAACCTAAGTTATACTGTCCAGGCCAAAAG CATTTTCCCTAAGCAGAACTTTAACAATGTGACAACCAACTTGAATGTCACAGAGTGCGACGTCTCTTCTCTGTCTGTTTATGGAGCCTACGTGCTACGGGTCAGGACGGAGTGGGAAGATGAGCACTCGGACTGGGCGGTTGTCAGGTTTAAGCCAATGGCTGACA CGGTCATTGGGCCACCCAGTGTGAATGTGAAGTCTGAGTCAGGGACTCTGCACGTGGACTTCACAGGCCCGGCTGCTGACCGTGAGCATGACAAGTGGTCTCTGAAGCAATATTACGGCTCGTGGATTTACCGAATACTGTACTGGAAGAAAGGCAGCAACAAAAAG gTCATTCACATAGATACTAAGCATAACTCTGAAATATTATCTCAGTTGGAGCCGTGGACGATATACTGTATTCAAGTTCAAGGGGTTATTCCTGAGTGGAACAAAACAGGAGAACGGAGTCAAGAGCTTTGTGAGCAGACCACCCATAACG GTGTAACTCCTGTGTGGATAGTTGTGACTGTTCTTCTAGGATCAATGCTGGCTGTCATAATATCCgttcctgtttgtttcttttccttttggtaTCTGTACCGATTCACCAagcatgttttcttcccttcataTATTTTCCCACAACACTTGAAAGAG ttttTGAGCAAGCCTCCTAGTGgttcacagttttttt ctccagttccaCAAGAAGAGCATCATTTTCACGACTGGCTCACTGTCATTTCAGAAGAACCTAAAAGTCAAAGGGATGAGACTGTGGAAGAGGCCAGCGGAACAGCAGAGCACCATCAGGACTCTAAACAAGAAATTTCCGATTCAGAAATACTACCACCTTTGGAAAGGGACCAAACACTCCTCACACTTCAGTCAggttga